From Daphnia pulicaria isolate SC F1-1A chromosome 4, SC_F0-13Bv2, whole genome shotgun sequence, one genomic window encodes:
- the LOC124337141 gene encoding failed axon connections homolog: MSSCNKKKSKFPVAKDVVLLHQLDRGIFTPSISPFPLKLETYMRMAGISYENDFKNPIGPKGKTPWMTFNGKDYCDSQLCLEMLASKFHKDFSSHLTAEERAIARSFQIMTEEHLYWVLVLWRWVYTKGKTLLDIQINFPTGWRLVMPLAVRRIKAQASAQGMGRHNKDDVIEMGRKDLRAISDYLGTKPYFTGDKPTEMDCAMFGCLAQLVWSMQGSPYEEQMKGEFANLKEFCERMKEKFWPDWDQCLSPPRLNVS; this comes from the exons ATGTCCAGCtgtaataagaagaaatcgaAATTTCCCGTGGCCAAAGATGTCGTCCTCTTACATCAACTCGATCGTGGAATATTCACGCCGAGTATTTCGCCGTTCCCCTTGAAATTGGAAACTTACATGCGCATGGCCGGCATATCTTACGAG AACGATTTCAAAAATCCAATAGGACCTAAAGGTAAAACCCCTTGGATGACTTTCAACGGCAAGGACTATTGCGATTCTCAACTGTGTCTGGAAATGTTGGCTTCCAAGTTCCACAAAGATTTCAGTTCGCATTTGACGGCTGAGGAACGAGCCATCGCCCGGTCGTTTCAAATCATGACGGAAGAACATCTTTACTG GGTCCTAGTACTCTGGCGATGGGTTTACACCAAAGGGAAAACCTTGTTGGACATTCAGATCAATTTTCCGACGGGATGGCGTTTGGTGATGCCGCTGGCAGTTAGGAGAATCAAGGCCCAAGCGTCCGCCCAAGGAATGGGCCGTCACAATAAGGACGACGTCATCGAAATGGGCCGGAAAGATTTGCGTGCCATTTCCGATTATCTCG GGACGAAACCTTATTTCACGGGGGACAAACCCACCGAAATGGATTGCGCCATGTTCGGCTGTTTGGCCCAATTAGTGTGGAGCATGCAGGGATCACCTTACGAGGAACAAATGAAAG GAGAATTCGccaatttaaaagaattttgcgaacgaatgaaagaaaaattctggCCCGACTGGGACCAATGTCTCTCACCTCCCAGACTGAACGTTTCGTGA